In one Spirosoma rigui genomic region, the following are encoded:
- a CDS encoding response regulator transcription factor, protein MKILLVEDEVKTVQSVRQGLEEHQWEVDVAYDGTMGFQLAARSSYALIITDVILPGMNGLDMCRKLRETGVTTPILMLTALSTTDDKILGLDTGADDYLVKPFEFRELMARVRALTRRSNGLTPTANLLKIADLELDPDTKKVVRAGREISLTAKEFQLLEYFLRHQGRVISKVELAEKLWDLTFDTGTNIIEVYINFLRKKIDKEFDPKLLHTQIGMGYVVKLLS, encoded by the coding sequence ATGAAAATACTGTTGGTTGAAGATGAAGTCAAAACGGTTCAGAGCGTCAGGCAGGGGTTGGAAGAGCACCAGTGGGAAGTCGACGTAGCGTATGACGGGACCATGGGGTTTCAACTGGCCGCCCGGTCGTCCTATGCCCTCATTATAACCGACGTTATTTTACCCGGCATGAACGGTCTGGACATGTGTCGAAAGCTGCGGGAAACGGGCGTGACGACACCTATTCTGATGCTGACAGCCCTGAGCACGACCGACGACAAAATTCTGGGGCTCGACACGGGAGCCGACGACTACCTAGTGAAACCGTTTGAATTCCGGGAATTGATGGCGCGGGTGCGAGCGTTGACCCGTCGCAGCAATGGGCTGACACCGACGGCAAATTTGCTCAAGATTGCCGACCTGGAACTGGACCCCGATACCAAAAAAGTCGTACGGGCGGGTCGGGAGATCTCACTTACGGCCAAGGAATTTCAGCTGCTGGAGTACTTTCTGCGCCACCAGGGGCGGGTCATTTCTAAAGTCGAGCTGGCGGAGAAGTTGTGGGACCTGACCTTTGATACGGGAACCAACATCATTGAGGTGTACATCAACTTCCTCCGGAAAAAGATCGATAAGGAGTTCGACCCTAAATTGCTCCACACACAAATTGGAATGGGCTATGTCGTAAAACTGTTGTCGTAA